CAGAATAATAGAAATGTGTTGGGAAGATAGAACACCCTTTGAAGCCATTGAGTATCAATTTGGTTTAAAAGAGGAAGATGCGATCAAAATTATGCGTCAAAATCTTAAACCTAAATCATTTAAAGTCTGGAGACAGAGAGTTACAGGAAGAAATACAAAACATTTGGCGCTTAAAGATTCAACTAGGTTCAAATCTACTCATAAGAGAAAATTATAAATTTTGAAAAATCTTTCTACTAAAATTTGTCCTGTTTGCAATAGGCCATTCGAGTGGCGTAAAAAATGGAAAAACTGTTGGGATGATGTTATCTACTGTTCAAAAAGATGCAGTAACTGGAAGTCTCAAAGATGAGAAGAATATCAATTATCTTCCCGAATCAACTTTTTAGAGAAAGCCCAATTTTAAAAATAAATTGTGAAATTTTAATTTTGGAAGACTCATTATTTTTTGGGAATGATAAATTTCATAAATTAATTAACCATAAAAACAAGTTGGTTTTTCATAGGGCATCTATGCTTGCTTATAAAAAATATTTAGAAAAATCTGGCTTTAAAGTTTTATATTTCGAAAACAAGAATGATATGTCTACAGTTGACTATTTATCAGAATTTATTAAAGATAAATATCAGGCAATAAATCTTATAGACCCTCATGATTTCTTAATAATGAAAAGGATCAATAAATTTGTTGGAAGCAATAATTTAGCTTTAAATGTTCTGCCCTCTCCAATGTTTATGAGTAGTGAAGAATTAAAAGAGTTATTTGCATTAAATACAAAAAAACCTCTTATGGCCCGATTTTATGAGAATCAAAGAAAGAGCCACAAGATATTAGTGAATTCGGATGATACACCTGAGGGAGGTAAGTGGAGTTTCGATGAAATGAATAGAAAAAAATTACCAAAAAAAATAAGCATACCTGATACACTTAAATTACCAAAAAATAACTTTGTAGTTCATGCCGAAAAGTCATTAGCTAACTTTGATATTGAGTTTATTGGAGAAAGTAATAACTTTTTATATCCAACTAATTTTGATGAGGCAGATGAATGGTTAGATGATTTTTTTAAACATAGATTTTTCTTATTTGGAGATTATGAAGATGCTATTTCTAAAGAAAATTCTTTTTTATGGCACAGTTTACTTTCTCCCCTTTTAAATAGCGGCTTATTAACACCAGATCAAGTAGTAAATAAAGCATTACTTTATGCCAAAAATAATAATGTTCCAATTAACTCTTTAGAGGGGTTTATTCGTCAAATTATTGGATGGAGAGAATTTATTTGTCTTGTCTATAAGAAGTATGGAACAAAGATGCGAAATAGTAATTTTTGGAATTTTGAAAATAAGCCAATTCCAGAATCTTTTTATAAAGGAAATACAGGAATTGAACCAGTAGACATTGTTATAAAAAATATTATCAAATTTGGTTATTGTCATCATATTGAGAGGCTAATGATTATTGGCAACTTTATGCTTCTATGTAGAATTCACCCCAACCAAGTTTATAAATGGTTTATGGAAATGTTTATTGATTCTTATGATTGGGTGATGGTTCCAAATGTTTATGGAATGAGCCAGTTTAGTGATGGAGGTATTTTCTCAACTAAACCATATATATCAAGCTCTAATTATGTAAAAAAAATGTCAAATTTTAAAAGTGGCCCGTGGTGTGAAATATGGGATGGCTTATTTTGGAAATTTATTAAAGATAATGAAAGCTTTTTTAGAAAGCAATATAGGCTGGCAATGTTAACAAGAAATCTTGACAAAATGTCAGAGGAAAAATTAAATAATCATTTTAGAACGGCCGATAAATTTTTAAGAGATATTCAATAATTTAAGATAAATAATCTTTAGCTGATTTTGAAAAATTAAGAGAATATTATATTATTACGAAATATTACAATTTGATGTTATTTTAATTAAAGTCTAAGTCCAGCAATGAATATTGGAACCCTCTTCTTGAAAAGTAATTTAACTGGTATCATCACTTTTTCTGAATTAGATTGGATAACTACCCATCAATCTAATTTCACAAGGTTAGAGGAATCTATAGCCATTAAATTAGGAAGAATGCTTGATGCAGGATGTATAAATATAGGTTGCCGTTTAAATTCCTGATTAAGTTTTTATTTTATTAATGAAGTATCAAGAAGAGAAAAAATTATTTTTTCGAGAAAGAATCCATTCTCTAAATATCTTTCTTTTTTTAGGATTTAATCTGACACTCATCTCTATCTTAGGTTTTATTTGGTTCAATTCTTCAATTGAAAAAGTAGTTTAAATTTTAAAATATTTTGTATATTAAAGTTATCTTTAAAAATAAATTATATTTTGAGTATTGGATATTTACAAAGAAAAGCAGCTTGGGAAATTTTATTAAAAGTTAGTTCAGGTGATTTTTCTGATCATGCCCTTGAAAAGGTTTTAAAAAATTATCAATTTAATCCTCTTGATATTGCTTTTATTACTGAATTATCTTTTGGATGTATAAGGTACAGAAAATTTCTAGATCTTTGGTTGGATCATACATCAAAAATTACTCATAAAAAGCAGCCTCCAAAATTAAGATGGCTTTTACATATAGGTTTATATCAATTATTAAAAATGGACAAAATTCCTTTTCCAGCAGCTATTTCTACCACTGTAGAAGTAGCTAAAAAAACAGATTTAAATGGTTTAGCAGGCACTGTGAATGCGATATTGAGAAATGCATCTAGAAAATTAAAAAATCAAATTTTTCCAAAATTATCTTCTGATAGAAAAGAAAGAATTTCATATATTGAGTCATTGCCATTATGGCTTGTAAATGATCTTTATAAATGGTTAGGCAATAGCGAGGGTGAAAATATAATTAAGTCATTTAATAAAAAACCTTCAATTGATTTGAGAATTAATTCACTAAAAACTGATTTAGATAAATTTTTGAAAGTACTTTATGAAAATAAAATTGATGCTGAAATTATTAAAGATTTAAATAATGGAATTACTTTAAAATCTAATCCAAGATCTATTAAAAACTTACCAGGGTATAGTGATGGGCTTTGGACAATTCAAGATAGATCTTCTCAGTGGGTAGCACCTCTATTAAATCCAAAAGAAGGTGAAAAGATTTTAGATGCTTGTGCAGCTCCAGGAAGTAAATCTACTCACTTGGCAGAATTAGCAAATGATAATGCTGAAATACTAGCTGTAGATAGATCAGAAAAAAGATTGAAAATACTTCAATCAAATTTAGAAAGGTTAAATTTAAAATCTGTAAAGACCCTCAAGGCTGATGCAACAAGTTTGATTGAATTACATCCAAAATTCATATCTTATTTTGATAAGATTTTGTTAGATGCTCCCTGTTCTGGGATTGGAACTCTTTCCAGGAATCCAGATTCTAGATGGTCTTTAAGTAAAGAAAAAATAATATCCTTAACTTTATTGCAGGAAAAACTATTAGAGAGTATTGTTCCTCTTTTGAAAAAAGATGGAACTTTAGTTTATTCAACTTGTACTATTTGTCCTGATGAAAATAATCTATTAATTGAACGATTTATTGAAAAAAACAAAGGTTTAAAATTGGTTAGCCAGAAACAAATTTTACCTAGTTTAGAATATCCTGGTGATGGATTTTATGCTGCAACAATTTCTTATAAATCTTAAAAATATCATTTAATTTTTAACTGGGATTTTATAAATTTCAGCTATAAATTTCCTCCATAAATAAGCTGCATTCCCACTAGATAATTCGGATTCCTTGTTATCGTCATAACCTATCCAAATTCCTGTTGTAAGGTTATAAAGTGAACCAATAAACCAAAGATCTTTATTCCCATCAGATGTTCCTGTTTTCCCATAAATTTTCTTTCCTTTTATAGAGGCTGCTTTCGAGGTGCCTTCTTTTACAGATTTTTCAAGAAGCTTATTTATTTTTTTGTTTACTTTTAAATCTAATATTTTCTTTGAAGAAAATTTTTTCTTCCAAATGGATTGATTATTAAATGATTCTATTTTTTCTAAGATGCTAGGGCTTTGAATCTTCCCACTATTATTTATTGCAGAATATGCATTTGTAATGTTTAAAAGAGTATCTCCGTAAGAACCAATAGCTAATGATGGGAATTCCTTAAACTCTTGTTCATAACCTAAACCAAATGAATTCGCTAGATTAATAATATTTCTTAAGCCGACTTTTTTTGTTATTGATATTGGAACAATATTGGATGAAATTTTAAATGATTCAATCAAAGATATAGAACCTCTATACTCTTCTGCAAAATTTTTTGGGCAATAACTTTCCCAGCATCTTGGTAAGTCCTCAAATTTATCGCTTAATTTTATCCCCTCTATTAATGCAGCAGCATAAGGAATTATTTTAAAAGTAGAACCTAAAGGTCTTACAGATGAAATCACTCTATTATATTCATTAATTGATGGATTTCTGCTGGTTACCATTGTCCTGATTAGTCCTGTGTTTGATTCGATTGATAACAGAGCAAACTCAAGTTCTTTAGGCCCAGCATATCTTGAAATTTCTTGGGCCTTTTCTTGCCAATCTTTATTGATAGAAGATTTAATCCTTAAAAACTTATAATCACTTTTATTTTTAATTCTTTTATTTGTTGCCTCAAGAATAAAATTTATTAGTAATTTATCATCTAAAAAATTATCAGCTTTTTGATAATTTAAGTTTATTTTCTCTTTAATAGCCTTATTCTTATTTGCAAGAGAAATATATCCATCAACATACATTGATTCAAGAACTTTATTTCTATTTTTAATAGCTAGTTCTATATTTTGATAAGGTGAATAAATTGATGGAGCTGGAGCCAATCCTGCAATTAAAGCGATCTCTGATAATGTCAATTCTTCTATTAGTTTTCCAAAATAAACTTGAGAAGCCTCGTTAACCCCATAAGCTCCTGATCCTAAATAAATATTATTTAAATATAATTTCAAAATTTGATTTTTGTCATATCTAAATTCAAGTATGAGTGATATAAGTATTTCTTTGATTTTTCTTTGGAAACTTAAATCATTATTTAGAAAAAGTAATCTAGCAACTTGTTGCGTAATCGTACTTCCTCCTTCCTTAACATAACCACTTCTAATATTTTGAAAAAGGGCACGTGAAATACTTTTTAAATCTATTCCATTATGTTTATAAAATCTTTTATCCTCCGAAGATATAAAAGAATTTTTAAGAAAATATGGAATTTTATTTTTACTATTGTCTATTTCAAATTTGCGGCTTAATTTGCTCAGTATCTTATTATCAGAAGATGATATTACATAAGAATATTTGGTTGCGCGAGAACTTTTATTTTTAGATATGTCAAATTTTAATGTAGTAAATATTAGATTATAAAAATAAAAAAATATTCCAGAAAATATTAATATAGGAATTATTAAAACAAAAGATTTGGATTTAATCTTTTGCACCTTAAGCAACTAAAAAACTATGTCCTATTGCTAAAGCTGTAACTAACATTCCAGTTATAAGAAAGGGTTGGGCACTTGCTTGATATTTGACATCAAACTTTAGAGGATCTCTTAGTAACCACATATCTTGAAATGTAATTTGTGGAATTACCAATAAAACCAAAATCACAGAGGCTAAATGTTGACCAATAATGACTAATACTACAACCATTGCTAATTGAAAAATGTCAATGAGCCCTGCACTGATTCTGCTTGCATTTTTAATTCCAAATACTACGGGTAAAGAATTCAATCCTAACTTTGAGTCTCCTTCAACGCTTTTGAAATCATTAATAACAGCAATACCAAGCCCAGAGAGGCTATAAGCAAGAGTTAGTAATGCCGTCACAATAGTTAATTTCCCAAACAAGGCTTGTCCTGCCCACCAAGGTAAAGCTATATATGATGCGCCTAATGCATAATTTCCAAGCCAACCATTTTGTTTTAATTTAAGAGGTGGAGCAGAATATATATAACTAACAAAAGATCCTCCTAATGCTAAAAGTAAGACGGAGGGAAAGTTATGTTTAGCATATAAATCTAATAGAAAAGCAACTATTAGGCCTGCAATAAGTAATACCCAGATTTGGATTTTTACATCTTTAATTGAAATTTTCCCAGAAGGAATAGGTCTATTTGGTTCGTTGATTGCATCAATTTCTTTATCAAAAAAATCATTTATGGTTTGTGTATAACCTGCTAGAAGAGGCCCACTCATTAACATGCATGCAAGTGAAGCTAAAACATTACTAAATGTCCATTTAAAATTTCCACTTGCAGCTGCTCCACAAATAACACCCCATATTAAAGGGATCCACGTAATTGGCTTCATTAACTGTATACGAAGTTTCCATATACTTGAAGTTTCAGAGGCACCCTTAATGCCTAATAGTTGTTTGGGATCATTCACTTTACTCTTTAACCTTTCTCAATTTCTTCTGGGAAAAACCAGTTTTGTGAACCATTTTGAAATTTTGCGGTGATTCCAATACTCCTGCCGTCTGTCATCTTATAGCCTGTTATTACAGCTTTAGGATTAGAGGATATTTGATCAATTAATTTAGCAGGTAGTCTATCTTTTACTTTGTTAATGTTAATTTTGATTTTACTACCGATTTTGGGTAATAATTTTGTTTCAGCCATAAGAGGTAAAATGGAAGCTATTATGCAAGATTAACAGCATTTGGACAATTTTTACTAAAATGGTAGCTCTTCGTTTAATTCCTTGTTTAGATGTCGCCAATGGCAGAGTCGTTAAAGGTGTAAATTTTGTTAACTTGAGAGATTCAGGTGATCCTGTTGAATTGGCTTGTAGGTATTCTGATGAAGGCGCAGATGAATTAGTATTTTTAGATATTAGAGCAAGTGTGGAAAATAGGAAGACATTAGTTGGCCTTGTCTCTAGGACAGCAAAAACAGTAAAAATCCCTTTTACTGTAGGTGGAGGTATAGATTCTGTTTCTTCTATTAATGATCTTTTAAGAGCAGGAGCGGATAAAGTGAGTTTGAATTCCGCAGCGGTAAGAAATCCTGATTTAATTTCTAAAAGTTCTAGAGAATTTGGTACTCAATGCATCGTTATAGCAATTGATGCAAGAAGAAAAGTTAATAAGGTTGATGAATGGGAGGTATATGTAAAAGGAGGGCGAGAAAATACTGGAATAGATGTATTAAGTTGGGCAAAGAAAGTTGAGGAATTAGGCGCGGGGGAAATATTGCTAACTTCAATGGATGGTGATGGGACTCAGAATGGATATGATTTAGATCTAACTGAATCTGTTGCCAATATTGTTAACATCCCAGTAATTGCTTCTGGAGGAGCAGGCTCTCTAGAAGATATCTATAATGTTTTCAAAGAAGGCAGGGCATCAGCAGCACTTTTAGCATCATTACTTCATGATAAGAAACTTACTTTACAAGAAATAAAAGAATTCCTCCTAGAAAAAAAACTTCCAATTAGACCATATGAATAAAAATTTATATTAATCCCCAAAAAAAAGTACTTTAAAATTTAAAAATGAAATTCACAAAAACTATCGAAGTTAAAAATATATTTAATAAAATTTCTTATAAATATGACTTTTTGAATAATTTATTAAGTTTTGGACTGCACAAATTATGGAAAAGGAAATTAGTTAATTTATTGGAACCTTTAAATGGTGAAGATTGGGCTGATTTATGCTGTGGGACAGGAGATTTAGCATTCTTAATTTCTGAGAGAGTAAGTCCAAGGGGCTCAATTACGGGTATTGATAGTGCCAAGGATATCCTCAATATTGCAAAGAAAAAATCAGAACTAAAAAAAAATAAATTTATTAAGTGGGAAATTAAAGATGTTTTAGAAATTAATGATTATTCAAAAAATTTTGATGGAATTTGCATGTCCTATGGATTAAGAAACTTGAATAATGTTGAAGAAGGCATAAAAAAAGTTTTTTACCTTTTGAAAGATAAAGGAAGGGCAGGATTTCTGGATTTTAATCACTCAACAAAAAATTCTTTATCTAATATTTTTCAGAAAGTATATTTGAGATTTATTGTAGTGACCATTTCGCGCCTTTTTAATTTAAGTCCAGAGTACGCATATATTGAAAAAAGTATTAGAAATTTTCCAAAGAAAAATGAGCTTATAAAAATTGCTCAGAAAGTTGGATTTAAAAAAGCTGAATATAAAACTATTTTTTGGGGGCAAATGGGAATACTGATTTTAGCTAAATAAAGAATTTAGTTATTTATTTTTCTCCAACAAAAAGAACACTTTCCCCATCTTTTGATTTCGCCCTCAGGAGTTGGGGAATTACAGATATTACAAATACAAATATTATTTTGATGGATTCTGCTTGGATGCTTAGCCCAGACTACCTTTGCATTCGTAGCTTTAATATTTTTATTTTTAAGTTCATAATTTTGTATTATTTTTATTTCATTCAAAGTTATTCCAATTTTCTCTATTCTCTCTTTTAATTTATGCTTGTTGTAGATTAAAGCTTGGCGCCACTGTGGATGATTTACTGCAATAGTAAGTATTTTTTTTTCAATATTTAATGGTTTGCATTCTTGAAATAGTTCCAAACCGATTAAGTCCTTCCAGTTTTCGTTGATTTTAGAAAGTTTATCTAAGTCACCCCATGATTTTTTGAAATTATCAAGACAATTTTTTAATGGATGTGGATTCCTGCTATTCACTATTGGCAAATACTTTTTGTCCAATTTGTAAAATTTACTTATTCAGATTAAAGTTAATCTAATCTTCAAAAAGATGCTCGTTGTTTTAATAAAGAATTTGTGAAAGTTATTGGATCTGCAGCAAAGACAGTTTTTTATTTAAAAAAAATTCATGGTCAATATCCAAGTTGGAAACTTCAGTACAAAATAAAATGCAAAAGTACTGAAAATGAGCTAACAAACTGGCTTAGATATTCTGAAATAAAGAGAAACCAGCCAGTAGCGATAATAGCAAGAGAACAGTTCTCAGGGGTTGGCCAAAACTCAAGAACTTGGGTTTCCCCAAAAGGAGGGATTTGGTTAAGTGCAGCTTACCCAATATTTTCAAAAGAATTTACAAGCCAAATATTTAATTTGTCTTTAGGAATTAAGATATGTGAAATGCTTAGAAAAGAAAATATAAATGTTTGTTTGAAATGGCCTAATGATATTTTATTTGGTTCAAAAAAGTTGATTGGATTTTTACCAAGGGTGATAACAAGAGGCAAGGAAATTATATATGTAAGAATAGGTCTTGGCATGAATGTTTTAAATCATACTCCATCAGAAGGTATTTCATTATCAAAAGTACTTCAAACTAAGAATATTAATCAACATTATTGGACCGCCAAAGTTCTTAAAGCTTTTCATGATTCAGTTGAATGTAATAACAAAAAAGAATATGTAATCAAATCGGCGAATAAGTTCCTTGCTAAAAGATTTTTACCTAGTGGTTTTTGTTCTCATATATGGAAAATTAAAGATATTAATTCCAATGGGAATTTAAGAATTTACAATGAAACTCAAGAGAAAGTACTTACAGGTTCTAATTCTAATTAACTTTTAATTCAACTATTTTCCCATCTTTAAATTTGGCTATTTTTTTTGCACGATTTGCAACTTCATCTTCGTGCGTTACCAAAAC
The window above is part of the Prochlorococcus marinus CUG1415 genome. Proteins encoded here:
- the ubiE gene encoding bifunctional demethylmenaquinone methyltransferase/2-methoxy-6-polyprenyl-1,4-benzoquinol methylase UbiE, producing MKFTKTIEVKNIFNKISYKYDFLNNLLSFGLHKLWKRKLVNLLEPLNGEDWADLCCGTGDLAFLISERVSPRGSITGIDSAKDILNIAKKKSELKKNKFIKWEIKDVLEINDYSKNFDGICMSYGLRNLNNVEEGIKKVFYLLKDKGRAGFLDFNHSTKNSLSNIFQKVYLRFIVVTISRLFNLSPEYAYIEKSIRNFPKKNELIKIAQKVGFKKAEYKTIFWGQMGILILAK
- the petP gene encoding cytochrome b6f subunit PetP, with protein sequence MAETKLLPKIGSKIKININKVKDRLPAKLIDQISSNPKAVITGYKMTDGRSIGITAKFQNGSQNWFFPEEIEKG
- a CDS encoding TIGR03643 family protein, which codes for MENIEIDRIIEMCWEDRTPFEAIEYQFGLKEEDAIKIMRQNLKPKSFKVWRQRVTGRNTKHLALKDSTRFKSTHKRKL
- a CDS encoding cryptochrome/photolyase family protein, coding for MRRISIIFPNQLFRESPILKINCEILILEDSLFFGNDKFHKLINHKNKLVFHRASMLAYKKYLEKSGFKVLYFENKNDMSTVDYLSEFIKDKYQAINLIDPHDFLIMKRINKFVGSNNLALNVLPSPMFMSSEELKELFALNTKKPLMARFYENQRKSHKILVNSDDTPEGGKWSFDEMNRKKLPKKISIPDTLKLPKNNFVVHAEKSLANFDIEFIGESNNFLYPTNFDEADEWLDDFFKHRFFLFGDYEDAISKENSFLWHSLLSPLLNSGLLTPDQVVNKALLYAKNNNVPINSLEGFIRQIIGWREFICLVYKKYGTKMRNSNFWNFENKPIPESFYKGNTGIEPVDIVIKNIIKFGYCHHIERLMIIGNFMLLCRIHPNQVYKWFMEMFIDSYDWVMVPNVYGMSQFSDGGIFSTKPYISSSNYVKKMSNFKSGPWCEIWDGLFWKFIKDNESFFRKQYRLAMLTRNLDKMSEEKLNNHFRTADKFLRDIQ
- a CDS encoding biotin--[acetyl-CoA-carboxylase] ligase, whose protein sequence is MKVIGSAAKTVFYLKKIHGQYPSWKLQYKIKCKSTENELTNWLRYSEIKRNQPVAIIAREQFSGVGQNSRTWVSPKGGIWLSAAYPIFSKEFTSQIFNLSLGIKICEMLRKENINVCLKWPNDILFGSKKLIGFLPRVITRGKEIIYVRIGLGMNVLNHTPSEGISLSKVLQTKNINQHYWTAKVLKAFHDSVECNNKKEYVIKSANKFLAKRFLPSGFCSHIWKIKDINSNGNLRIYNETQEKVLTGSNSN
- a CDS encoding DUF721 domain-containing protein, yielding MNSRNPHPLKNCLDNFKKSWGDLDKLSKINENWKDLIGLELFQECKPLNIEKKILTIAVNHPQWRQALIYNKHKLKERIEKIGITLNEIKIIQNYELKNKNIKATNAKVVWAKHPSRIHQNNICICNICNSPTPEGEIKRWGKCSFCWRKINN
- a CDS encoding transglycosylase domain-containing protein → MQKIKSKSFVLIIPILIFSGIFFYFYNLIFTTLKFDISKNKSSRATKYSYVISSSDNKILSKLSRKFEIDNSKNKIPYFLKNSFISSEDKRFYKHNGIDLKSISRALFQNIRSGYVKEGGSTITQQVARLLFLNNDLSFQRKIKEILISLILEFRYDKNQILKLYLNNIYLGSGAYGVNEASQVYFGKLIEELTLSEIALIAGLAPAPSIYSPYQNIELAIKNRNKVLESMYVDGYISLANKNKAIKEKINLNYQKADNFLDDKLLINFILEATNKRIKNKSDYKFLRIKSSINKDWQEKAQEISRYAGPKELEFALLSIESNTGLIRTMVTSRNPSINEYNRVISSVRPLGSTFKIIPYAAALIEGIKLSDKFEDLPRCWESYCPKNFAEEYRGSISLIESFKISSNIVPISITKKVGLRNIINLANSFGLGYEQEFKEFPSLAIGSYGDTLLNITNAYSAINNSGKIQSPSILEKIESFNNQSIWKKKFSSKKILDLKVNKKINKLLEKSVKEGTSKAASIKGKKIYGKTGTSDGNKDLWFIGSLYNLTTGIWIGYDDNKESELSSGNAAYLWRKFIAEIYKIPVKN
- the hisF gene encoding imidazole glycerol phosphate synthase subunit HisF, producing the protein MVALRLIPCLDVANGRVVKGVNFVNLRDSGDPVELACRYSDEGADELVFLDIRASVENRKTLVGLVSRTAKTVKIPFTVGGGIDSVSSINDLLRAGADKVSLNSAAVRNPDLISKSSREFGTQCIVIAIDARRKVNKVDEWEVYVKGGRENTGIDVLSWAKKVEELGAGEILLTSMDGDGTQNGYDLDLTESVANIVNIPVIASGGAGSLEDIYNVFKEGRASAALLASLLHDKKLTLQEIKEFLLEKKLPIRPYE
- the chlG gene encoding chlorophyll synthase ChlG, with the translated sequence MNDPKQLLGIKGASETSSIWKLRIQLMKPITWIPLIWGVICGAAASGNFKWTFSNVLASLACMLMSGPLLAGYTQTINDFFDKEIDAINEPNRPIPSGKISIKDVKIQIWVLLIAGLIVAFLLDLYAKHNFPSVLLLALGGSFVSYIYSAPPLKLKQNGWLGNYALGASYIALPWWAGQALFGKLTIVTALLTLAYSLSGLGIAVINDFKSVEGDSKLGLNSLPVVFGIKNASRISAGLIDIFQLAMVVVLVIIGQHLASVILVLLVIPQITFQDMWLLRDPLKFDVKYQASAQPFLITGMLVTALAIGHSFLVA
- a CDS encoding 16S rRNA (cytosine(967)-C(5))-methyltransferase, which produces MSIGYLQRKAAWEILLKVSSGDFSDHALEKVLKNYQFNPLDIAFITELSFGCIRYRKFLDLWLDHTSKITHKKQPPKLRWLLHIGLYQLLKMDKIPFPAAISTTVEVAKKTDLNGLAGTVNAILRNASRKLKNQIFPKLSSDRKERISYIESLPLWLVNDLYKWLGNSEGENIIKSFNKKPSIDLRINSLKTDLDKFLKVLYENKIDAEIIKDLNNGITLKSNPRSIKNLPGYSDGLWTIQDRSSQWVAPLLNPKEGEKILDACAAPGSKSTHLAELANDNAEILAVDRSEKRLKILQSNLERLNLKSVKTLKADATSLIELHPKFISYFDKILLDAPCSGIGTLSRNPDSRWSLSKEKIISLTLLQEKLLESIVPLLKKDGTLVYSTCTICPDENNLLIERFIEKNKGLKLVSQKQILPSLEYPGDGFYAATISYKS